The genomic DNA GTAGGCCGCGGGGAGAAGATCCTCCGGCGGCACCACCCGGCTCACGAGGCCGAGCCGGAGCGCCTCGGCGGCGTCGAGCAGATCCCCCGTGAAGATCATCTCGCAGGCCTTGGCCATCCCCACCACGCGAGGCAGGAAATACGTGCCGCCCCAGTCCGGATGCAGTCCGCGCTTGACGAAGGCCTGGGCGAACTTCGCCTCCGTCGAGGCGATGCGAATGTCGCAGCCCAGCGCGAGGTTCATGCCCGCCCCCGCCGCCGCGCCATTGATGGCGGCGATGATGGGCTGGGGTGCCTCGCGCATGGCCAGCAGGGTTTGGTCACGGCCCGGGGCGATCTTCTCGATCAGCGGCCGCTCGCGCGTGCCGGCCTTGGCCTCGCTCATCGCCTTGACGTCCCCGCCCGAGCAGAAGCCTTTGCCGGCTCCGGTGATGACCATCACGCGAACGTCGGAATCGGCGCTCGCGCGGGTCACCGCATCGAAGAGATCTTCCCTCAGGGTGCCGCCGAGCGCGTTGAGGCGCTCGGGGCGGTTCAGGGTCAGGGTGGCGATCCGGTCCTTCACCTCGTAGAGCAGGCATTCATAGGTCATG from Candidatus Methylomirabilota bacterium includes the following:
- a CDS encoding enoyl-CoA hydratase-related protein, producing MTYECLLYEVKDRIATLTLNRPERLNALGGTLREDLFDAVTRASADSDVRVMVITGAGKGFCSGGDVKAMSEAKAGTRERPLIEKIAPGRDQTLLAMREAPQPIIAAINGAAAGAGMNLALGCDIRIASTEAKFAQAFVKRGLHPDWGGTYFLPRVVGMAKACEMIFTGDLLDAAEALRLGLVSRVVPPEDLLPAAYDLARRIAAGPPVAIRLAKRSLYANADLDLQGALHMETMAQNICFETEDATEGIRAFVEKRAPVFKGR